The Colletotrichum higginsianum IMI 349063 chromosome 2, whole genome shotgun sequence genome has a segment encoding these proteins:
- a CDS encoding FAD binding domain-containing protein: MVSKALGCGLGWFLRLVPLVSALPENTNGSPLVGSKPCRLLADAGLGSQLFFQGDGEYTRTLETYYGGESKDLRPHCILKPETVEQVTTAIKTLNTSQAGKCWNVAVRAGGHSNFPASNTASGVTIDLVRLNTLSLNDNGTVSIGSGNRWGDVYRYLEPRGVMVAGGRESTVGVSGLLLGGGLSWYSGYIGFAVDNAVAFEVVLADGSVVRAASDENPDLFRALKGGGGNFGLVTKYELRHFPSHNIFGGITIFPYTQKDAIMRKFIEMVDGNANGHPDDSGFAAAAWGPASGKIMSFIVVNTEGRSNTTAFAGLEDLSPLVDMRADLPVTGIAAQITSTSGQYQVWSTLTYRNTPDMGRKILSSFESVIDDVEPLIDVNEDLRIVYLLTPLPTSSSSYGDNVLGLDKTHTKSSVIFSVQAILPSTRYRDLLKRRFDEAVADIKAYAKETGQLLPYLYLNYAGPDQDPLAAYGEENIRFMKEVAAKYDPGEFFQYGVQGGFKLAHLR; encoded by the exons ATGGTTTCCAAAGCGCTGGGCTGTGGCCTGGGTTGGTTTCTTCGTCTCGTCCCTCTGGTGTCCGCCCTTCCGGAGAACACGAACGGCAGTCCTCTCGTGGGATCCAAGCCG TGCAGACTTCTTGCCGATGCCGGTCTCGGCAGCCAGCTGTTCTTCCAGGGTGACGGCGAGTACACCAGGACTCTCGAGACCTATTACGGCGGCGAAAGCAAGGACCTGAGACCCCACTGCATCTTGAAGCCGGAGACGGTCGAACAGGTTACCACCGCCATCAAGACTCTCAACACATCCCAAGCTGGCAAATGCTGGAACGTGGCCGTCCGTGCAGGCGGACACTCGAACTTTCCCGCCAGCAACACCGCCTCTGGTGTGACCATTGACCTCGTTAGGCTGAACACCCTGAGTCTCAAT GACAATGGAACAGTCTCGATTGGTTCCGGAAACCGGTGGGGAGATGTCTATCGATATCTCGAACCCCGAGGTGTCATGGTAGCTGGTGGACGCGAGAGCACCGTCGGAGTCAGCGGTctgcttctcggcggcg GATTGTCGTGGTACTCTGGCTACATCGGCTTCGCTGTTGATaacgccgtcgccttcgag GTTGTTTTGGCcgacggcagcgtcgtcAGGGCGGCTAGCGACGAAAACCCGGATCTCTTCAGAGCTCTGAAGGGTGGCGGGGGCAACTTCGGGCTCGTGACAAAGTACGAGCTGAGACACTTCCCCTCGCACAACATATTCGGAGGCATCACGATCTTCCCTTACACTCAAAAGGACGCGATCATGCGCAAGTTTATTGAGATGGTTGACGGCAACGCGAACGGTCACCCGGACGATTCGGGCTTCGCGGCTGCTGCGTGGGGCCCGGCCAGCGGAAAGATAATGTCGTTCATCGTGGTCAACACCGAAGGACGGTCCAACACCACCGCTTTCGCCGGGCTCGAGGACCTGTCGCCTCTTGTCGATATGCGGGCCGACCTCCCGGTCACCGGCATCGCGGCGCAGATCACGTCCACATCCGGTCAATACCAAGTCTGGAGCACGTTGACGTATCGCAACACGCCCGACATGGGCCGGAAGATCCTCTCGTCCTTCGAATCCGTGATCGATGACGTTGAGCCCCTGATCGACGTCAACGAGGACCTTCGCATCGTCTATCTGCTGACGCCGCTCCCCACCTCATCCTCTAGCTACGGCGACAacgtcctcgggctcgacAAGACCCACACGAAGAGTTCGGTCATCTTCAGCGTCCAGGCTATCCTGCCGAGTACCAGGTACCGAGATCTCCTGAAGCGAAGgttcgacgaggccgtcgccgataTCAAGGCGTACGCCAAGGAGACGGGCCAGCTTTTGCCGTACCTGTACTTGAACTACGCCGGTCCCGATCAAGATCCCCTTGCCGCATACGGAGAGGAGAACATCCGCTTCATGAAGGAAGTTGCTGCAAAGTATGATCCGGGGGAGTTCTTCCAGTACGGCGTGCAGGGCGGTTTCAAACTGGCGCATCTTCGATAG
- a CDS encoding Histidine permease: MLWAITLLLTLASCFASSQPLVQERRRLCVGSLCLGKSGKSKSAASTTENFTIENLKSLIERYDYEGDEFPPLQQVPLVTWDGSTSKRRLSYRTWRVDGMGQTAIDRLTGPQDTFSVFLEVQITGKDNLYGNFTGVVPLREWDQEFAGEKWVNHERGLARGSGNNPYPRRTVFNIAIPTNVDPTLIEYTFNGVWRP, translated from the exons ATGCTTTGGGCTATCACACTCCTTCTTACTCTAGCTTCTTGCTTTGCATCCTCCCAACCCTTGGTGCAAGAACGACGTCGGCTATGTGTTGGCTCGCTTTGTTTGGGCAAATCCGGCAAATCCAAGTCCGCTGCCTCCACTACCGAAAACTTCACCATTGAAAATCTCAAAAGCCTTATCGAACGATACGATTACGAAGGCGATGAattccctcccctccaacAGGTTCCCTTAGTCACTTGGGACGGATCGACTAGCAAGCGCCGGCTGAGCTATCGCACCTGGAGAGTGGACGGCATGGGTCAAACTGCGATTGACCGTCTTACAGGCCCCCAGGATACATTCTCAGTCTTCCTTGAAGTCCAGATTACTGGCAAAGACAATCTTTATGGCAACTTCACCGGAGTGGTCCCACTGCGGGAATGGGACCAGGAATTCGCGGGAGAGAAATGGGTGAATCATGAGAGGGGCTTGGCTCGTGGAAGTGGGAACAATCCCTATCCCAGGAGGACCGTCTTCAACATAGCGATTCCCACAAACGTAGACCCTACGTTGATTGAATACACCTTTAATGGAGTGTGGA GACCTTAA